Proteins co-encoded in one Malus domestica chromosome 09, GDT2T_hap1 genomic window:
- the LOC114826923 gene encoding uncharacterized protein isoform X4 — MPGNEIEGRIHNFYEQDNYSRQSQVADNNWPVDIYNQWHGKQRETSNVQQLDFGRGRGGESLSFDKTYKQLAQKPELSHIQTRNQHLETNGFMLGWQDLQESQFFDDSSVLVPLALTSRGLSILQSEQENASCDSPTLTTNSERSEITEASSEFNFVGRQPQLVRGQQQGIPQIHSMQQSGYNDMQMLQQHLMFKKLQELQRQQQLQQFGDARQHNAVNQLSAINKQTSGVQFSPLINGTPVNDTPQMFMNWVQRGGSLGGQNVSNRVIFSQEQGQTLSSMGLAPQQFDASLYGTPVASGRGTMNQYSHLPVMSHDSENLLAKANDQMQKPAMQPSAFNNSFVGAHCTTASPDQVCSPQGAFVSQQGFQGKNVFGQVITQGSNCGSTLGNLQQGDTLQTNTSPQELSGKQDQAGWPGIFQQKTMQHGPSQGLVPLDPMEEKILFDMDDSTWDSSMGKQSDIGAGGFGNAFESSFPSLQSGSWSALMQSAVAEASSSDTGQQEEWSGLTFQNTELSTGNQPSNIVDNENQGSWADNNLQSVSSLSSKPFPMLNDSSVSSSFPGFPQPGIQFTPEHREGFHQDESHESIQKSPKSSSEWLDRNSQQVQPHMRLDNTWTSQSSKPEGDINEGMYNRNSENHMWNRDGDSRVTSFSRSTGQLEQVHFGSENILRNRENSNIFNFHSLQNSHMTNVHQETSHQVQDNNKLDYGKHFISSNKEDNEGIGEKHHQMSNSSHVMQNSYGREGGTYEQQQNCYQRDNSYGRKSEDSSGMRLTAQTSQNILHLLSRVDQLKENSSIAQFGHPGFNPLSEGMIHPASNPNQMQMDSNLRGKNQTWSTLSPSQPLPQSHESSPRSRWDDKFGIGGQSSSPTSYKHGNSIAESTSSPTFSRNQLQTQHLFNVPGPSNQTTLPGSSAKHAPSNLALSQDTSQQIFVNSGGQQFPVLEAVPVSQPPFMSGMPARGGVSVKPQSLWTNNQSQQHLSGMETTSLASKELNGLNTQDSGYRSSEFGHSHTSLQGFNSAQEKQEEERMFDASQTGDLGGIHHNDSNGLAPSARNLGFLGHALKHSHGFRHDHSRLHQVQGTKNEEADPSRRDLDVQQVTAMAGQQSIYGHNKDGELNSPSAHKLSPLGNSNATNFLTDAREGLSVKTSSESAFQAQGMVAFGESDSQSPSIGNDVLPNYAETSQPNLSMASNWFKQYGTFRNGQMQPTYDARLARSSAGQTSLVKPSQSLNIHSSVEQIDASEANRVWPSTATNLVTSEPFVAPYVLPSEVIDETMAIVRPKKRKIETSELLPWHKVTEGSKRVQDVSLAEQEWALSCNRLTEKVGHEFEMIEDGRPILRSKRRLIFTTQFLQQLLGPAPASILSADAALYYDSVTYFVAKLSLGDACTLTCSSSTDAPLNDSNTIGEKPKVSENTEMQYLSKAVEDFTNRSKKLENDLLRLDKVSILDLRLECQELERFSVINRFARFHIPQTATSGTTSSSGTVPTAPKPFPQRYVTGQPLPRHLPEGVHCLSL; from the exons ATGCCTGGTAACGAAATTGAAGGCAGGATCCACAATTTTTATGAACAAGACAACTATTCCCGTCAATCTCAAGTTGCAGACAATAATTGGCCTGTTGATATTTATAATCAATGGCATGGAAAACAAAGAGAGACAAGTAATGTGCAACAACTAG ATTTTGGGAGAGGACGGGGCGGTGAGTCTTTGAGTTTTGATAAAACATATAAACAGTTGGCTCAGAAACCGGAATTGTCCCATATTCAAACTAGAAACCAACATCTGGAGACGAATGGGTTTATGCTTGGATGGCAGGATTTGCAGGAAAGCCAGTTTTTCGATGATAGCTCAGTTTTGGTTCCACTTGCTTTAACTTCGAGAGGCTTATCTATCCTTCAATCAGAGCAAGAAAATGCATCGTGCGATAGTCCCACTTTGACAACCAATTCAGAAAGGTCTGAAATTACTGAAGCTTCCAGTGAGTTTAACTTTGTTGGAAGGCAGCCACAACTTGTGAGGGGACAACAACAAGGCATTCCACAGATTCACTCGATGCAGCAGTCTGGGTACAATGACATGCAGATGTTGCAGCAGCACCTGATGTTTAAGAAACTGCAAGAACTTCAGAGGCAGCAGCAACTACAACAGTTCGGTGATGCAAGGCAACATAATGCAGTAAATCAGCTCTCTGCAATTAATAAGCAGACTTCAGGGGTTCAGTTTTCACCTCTAATCAATGGAACACCCGTTAATGATACGCCACAAATGTTTATGAACTGGGTGCAGAGGGGTGGATCTCTGGGAGGACAAAATGTTTCTAATAGAGTTATTTTTTCTCAAGAGCAAGGTCAAACTTTGAGCTCAATGGGTCTTGCTCCTCAGCAGTTTGATGCATCTTTATATGGTACTCCTGTTGCTAGTGGAAGAGGGACTATGAATCAGTATTCCCATCTTCCGGTGATGTCTCATGATTCTGAAAATTTGTTGGCCAAGGCTAATGATCAAATGCAGAAGCCTGCTATGCAGCCATCAGCCTTCAATAACTCATTTGTAGGTGCTCATTGTACGACTGCTTCTCCGGACCAGGTTTGCTCACCTCAAGGGGCGTTTGTATCCCAACAAGGCTTTCAGGGAAAAAATGTATTTGGACAAGTTATTACTCAAGGTTCAAATTGTGGATCCACATTGGGTAACCTCCAACAAGGGGATACCTTGCAAACAAATACATCACCACAGGAGCTCAGTGGAAAGCAAGATCAAGCTGGCTGGCCGGGAATCTTCCAGCAAAAAACAATGCAGCATGGCCCTTCCCAGGGTTTGGTTCCCCTTGATCCAATGGAAGAGAAGATTTTGTTTGACATGGATGATAGTACTTGGGATTCGTCTATGGGAAAGCAGAGTGATATTGGGGCTGGAGGCTTTGGAAATGCATTCGAAAGTTCATTTCCTTCTCTCCAAAGTGGAAGCTGGAGCGCGCTTATGCAGTCTGCTGTAGCAGAAGCTTCTAGTAGTGATACCGGCCAACAGGAGGAGTGGAGTGGATTGACTTTTCAGAATACCGAGCTGTCAACTGGTAATCAGCCTTCAAACATCGTGGACAATGAGAACCAAGGAAGTTGGGCTGATAACAATCTGCAGAGTGTCTCTTCCTTAAGTTCAAAACCTTTTCCCATGCTTAATGACTCAAGTGTTAGTTCTAGCTTCCCTGGCTTTCCACAGCCAGGCATccaattcacacctgagcatcGAGAAGGGTTTCACCAGGATGAATCTCATGAATCCATTCAGAAGTCTCCCAAAAGTTCTAGCGAGTGGTTGGATCGTAACTCTCAACAGGTTCAGCCACATATGCGTTTGGACAACACATGGACCAGTCAAAGCAGTAAACCAGAAG GTGATATTAACGAAGGCATGTACAATAGGAACTCTGAGAACCATATGTGGAATAGGGATGGTGATTCCAGGGTAACTTCATTTTCCAGATCAACTGGACAATTGGAGCAAGTACATTTTGGTTCAGAGAATATTCTTAGGAACAGAGAAAATTCCAATATTTTTAACTTTCATTCCCTGCAAAATTCACACATGACTAATGTCCATCAGGAAACCAGTCACCAAGTCCAAGATAATAATAAGCTTGATTACGGGAAACATTTTATATCTAGCAACAAGGAGGATAATGAGGGCATTGGAGAAAAACATCATCAAATGAGTAACAGCTCTCATGTTATGCAAAACTCTTATGGGAGGGAAGGTGGAACATATGAGCAGCAGCAAAATTGCTACCAGAGGGACAACTCGTATGGCCGGAAATCAGAGGATTCTAGCGGCATGCGTTTGACTGCACAAACAAG TCAAAATATACTTCATCTTCTTAGCAGGGTTGATCAGTTGAAGGAGAATAGTTCTATCGCACAGTTTGGCCATCCTGGATTTAACCCACTATCTGAG GGTATGATCCATCCAGCTAGTAATCCAAATCAAATGCAAATGGATTCTAATTTAAGAGGGAAAAATCAGACCTGGTCCACTCTGTCCCCTTCTCAACCTTTGCCCCAATCACATGAATCATCACCGAGATCCCGTTGGGATGATAAATTTGGTATCGGGGGACAATCGAGCAGCCCTACGTCTTATAAGCATGGAAACTCTATTGCAGAAAGCACATCCAGTCCTACATTTTCAAGGAATCAGCTTCAAACACAACATCTGTTTAATGTACCTGGTCCATCTAATCAAACAACATTACCTGGTTCTTCTGCAAAGCATGCACCTTCCAACCTTGCTCTATCTCAAGATACTTCTCAGCAAATTTTTGTCAACTCTGGTGGTCAACAATTCCCTGTTCTTGAAGCTGTTCCAGTTTCTCAGCCTCCTTTTATGTCAGGCATGCCTGCACGGGGTGGAGTATCAGTGAAGCCGCAGAGTTTGTGGACAAATAACCAAAGCCAGCAACATCTTTCTGGCATGGAAACTACTTCGTTGGCTTCAAAGGAGCTAAATGGTCTAAATACCCAGGACAGTGGATATAGATCATCTGAATTTGGCCATTCCCATACGAGTTTACAAGGATTCAATTCTGCACAAGAGAAACAGGAGGAAGAGAGGATGTTTGATGCTTCACAGACAGGG GATCTTGGTGGAATACATCATAATGACAGCAATGGCCTGGCTCCCTCTGCAAGAAATCTTGGATTTCTTGGCCATGCTTTAAAACATTCACATGGATTTCGTCATGACCACTCCCGGCTGCACCAAGTGCAGGGTACGAAGAATGAAGAGGCTGATCCAAGTAGGAGGGATCTGGATGTACAACAGGTAACTGCTATGGCAGGACAGCAGTCAATTTATGGTCATAACAAGGATGGTGAACTGAATTCTCCATCAGCTCACAAGTTATCGCCACTTGGAAATTCCAACGCAACAAATTTCCTGACGGATGCAAGAGAAGGTCTAAGTGTAAAAACTTCTTCAGAATCTGCCTTCCAAGCCCAAGGCATGGTTGCATTTGGTGAAAGTGATTCTCAGAGTCCATCTATTGGCAATGATGTGTTACCTAATTATGCTGAAACTTCTCAGCCCAATCTAAGCATGGCATCGAACTGGTTTAAACAGTATGGGACCTTCAGAAATGGGCAGATGCAACCAACGTATGATGCAAGGCTTGCTAGGTCTTCTGCAGGGCAGACCTCGCTTGTGAAGCCTTCGCAAAGCCTAAACATACATTCTTCTGTGGAACAGATAGATGCTTCTGAGGCTAACAGAGTATGGCCAAGTACAGCTACCAATTTGGTAACAAGCGAACCCTTTGTAGCCCCTTATGTGTTACCTTCAGAAGTCATTGATGAAACTATGGCGATCGTGAGACCAAAGAAACGCAAAATTGAAACATCAGAGCTTCTACCATGGCACAAAGTGACAGAAGGTTCCAAAAGGGTTCAAGATGTCAG TCTGGCAGAGCAAGAATGGGCCTTGTCATGCAATCGGCTGACTGAGAAA GTTGGACATGAGTTTGAAATGATTGAAGATGGACGTCCAATCCTTCGATCTAAGAGAAGGCTTATCTTCACAACACAGTTTCTGCAGCAATTGCTCGGCCCTGCACCAGCATCCATTCTCTCAGCAGACGCTGCTTTGTACTATGATAGTGTGACATATTTTGTTGCTAAATTATCATTAGGGGATGCGTGCACCCTGACCTGCAGCAGCAGTACTGATGCGCCACTGAACGACAGTAATAC GATTGGGGAAAAGCCTAAAGTTTCTGAAAATACTGAAATGCAGTATTTA
- the LOC114826923 gene encoding uncharacterized protein isoform X1, with amino-acid sequence MPGNEIEGRIHNFYEQDNYSRQSQVADNNWPVDIYNQWHGKQRETSNVQQLDFGRGRGGESLSFDKTYKQLAQKPELSHIQTRNQHLETNGFMLGWQDLQESQFFDDSSVLVPLALTSRGLSILQSEQENASCDSPTLTTNSERSEITEASSEFNFVGRQPQLVRGQQQGIPQIHSMQQSGYNDMQMLQQHLMFKKLQELQRQQQLQQFGDARQHNAVNQLSAINKQTSGVQFSPLINGTPVNDTPQMFMNWVQRGGSLGGQNVSNRVIFSQEQGQTLSSMGLAPQQFDASLYGTPVASGRGTMNQYSHLPVMSHDSENLLAKANDQMQKPAMQPSAFNNSFVGAHCTTASPDQVCSPQGAFVSQQGFQGKNVFGQVITQGSNCGSTLGNLQQGDTLQTNTSPQELSGKQDQAGWPGIFQQKTMQHGPSQGLVPLDPMEEKILFDMDDSTWDSSMGKQSDIGAGGFGNAFESSFPSLQSGSWSALMQSAVAEASSSDTGQQEEWSGLTFQNTELSTGNQPSNIVDNENQGSWADNNLQSVSSLSSKPFPMLNDSSVSSSFPGFPQPGIQFTPEHREGFHQDESHESIQKSPKSSSEWLDRNSQQVQPHMRLDNTWTSQSSKPEGDINEGMYNRNSENHMWNRDGDSRVTSFSRSTGQLEQVHFGSENILRNRENSNIFNFHSLQNSHMTNVHQETSHQVQDNNKLDYGKHFISSNKEDNEGIGEKHHQMSNSSHVMQNSYGREGGTYEQQQNCYQRDNSYGRKSEDSSGMRLTAQTSQNILHLLSRVDQLKENSSIAQFGHPGFNPLSEGMIHPASNPNQMQMDSNLRGKNQTWSTLSPSQPLPQSHESSPRSRWDDKFGIGGQSSSPTSYKHGNSIAESTSSPTFSRNQLQTQHLFNVPGPSNQTTLPGSSAKHAPSNLALSQDTSQQIFVNSGGQQFPVLEAVPVSQPPFMSGMPARGGVSVKPQSLWTNNQSQQHLSGMETTSLASKELNGLNTQDSGYRSSEFGHSHTSLQGFNSAQEKQEEERMFDASQTGVRNVSDPSDFASGTLLNHSHLQDLGGIHHNDSNGLAPSARNLGFLGHALKHSHGFRHDHSRLHQVQGTKNEEADPSRRDLDVQQVTAMAGQQSIYGHNKDGELNSPSAHKLSPLGNSNATNFLTDAREGLSVKTSSESAFQAQGMVAFGESDSQSPSIGNDVLPNYAETSQPNLSMASNWFKQYGTFRNGQMQPTYDARLARSSAGQTSLVKPSQSLNIHSSVEQIDASEANRVWPSTATNLVTSEPFVAPYVLPSEVIDETMAIVRPKKRKIETSELLPWHKVTEGSKRVQDVSLAEQEWALSCNRLTEKVGHEFEMIEDGRPILRSKRRLIFTTQFLQQLLGPAPASILSADAALYYDSVTYFVAKLSLGDACTLTCSSSTDAPLNDSNTIGEKPKVSENTEMQYLSKAVEDFTNRSKKLENDLLRLDKVSILDLRLECQELERFSVINRFARFHIPQTATSGTTSSSGTVPTAPKPFPQRYVTGQPLPRHLPEGVHCLSL; translated from the exons ATGCCTGGTAACGAAATTGAAGGCAGGATCCACAATTTTTATGAACAAGACAACTATTCCCGTCAATCTCAAGTTGCAGACAATAATTGGCCTGTTGATATTTATAATCAATGGCATGGAAAACAAAGAGAGACAAGTAATGTGCAACAACTAG ATTTTGGGAGAGGACGGGGCGGTGAGTCTTTGAGTTTTGATAAAACATATAAACAGTTGGCTCAGAAACCGGAATTGTCCCATATTCAAACTAGAAACCAACATCTGGAGACGAATGGGTTTATGCTTGGATGGCAGGATTTGCAGGAAAGCCAGTTTTTCGATGATAGCTCAGTTTTGGTTCCACTTGCTTTAACTTCGAGAGGCTTATCTATCCTTCAATCAGAGCAAGAAAATGCATCGTGCGATAGTCCCACTTTGACAACCAATTCAGAAAGGTCTGAAATTACTGAAGCTTCCAGTGAGTTTAACTTTGTTGGAAGGCAGCCACAACTTGTGAGGGGACAACAACAAGGCATTCCACAGATTCACTCGATGCAGCAGTCTGGGTACAATGACATGCAGATGTTGCAGCAGCACCTGATGTTTAAGAAACTGCAAGAACTTCAGAGGCAGCAGCAACTACAACAGTTCGGTGATGCAAGGCAACATAATGCAGTAAATCAGCTCTCTGCAATTAATAAGCAGACTTCAGGGGTTCAGTTTTCACCTCTAATCAATGGAACACCCGTTAATGATACGCCACAAATGTTTATGAACTGGGTGCAGAGGGGTGGATCTCTGGGAGGACAAAATGTTTCTAATAGAGTTATTTTTTCTCAAGAGCAAGGTCAAACTTTGAGCTCAATGGGTCTTGCTCCTCAGCAGTTTGATGCATCTTTATATGGTACTCCTGTTGCTAGTGGAAGAGGGACTATGAATCAGTATTCCCATCTTCCGGTGATGTCTCATGATTCTGAAAATTTGTTGGCCAAGGCTAATGATCAAATGCAGAAGCCTGCTATGCAGCCATCAGCCTTCAATAACTCATTTGTAGGTGCTCATTGTACGACTGCTTCTCCGGACCAGGTTTGCTCACCTCAAGGGGCGTTTGTATCCCAACAAGGCTTTCAGGGAAAAAATGTATTTGGACAAGTTATTACTCAAGGTTCAAATTGTGGATCCACATTGGGTAACCTCCAACAAGGGGATACCTTGCAAACAAATACATCACCACAGGAGCTCAGTGGAAAGCAAGATCAAGCTGGCTGGCCGGGAATCTTCCAGCAAAAAACAATGCAGCATGGCCCTTCCCAGGGTTTGGTTCCCCTTGATCCAATGGAAGAGAAGATTTTGTTTGACATGGATGATAGTACTTGGGATTCGTCTATGGGAAAGCAGAGTGATATTGGGGCTGGAGGCTTTGGAAATGCATTCGAAAGTTCATTTCCTTCTCTCCAAAGTGGAAGCTGGAGCGCGCTTATGCAGTCTGCTGTAGCAGAAGCTTCTAGTAGTGATACCGGCCAACAGGAGGAGTGGAGTGGATTGACTTTTCAGAATACCGAGCTGTCAACTGGTAATCAGCCTTCAAACATCGTGGACAATGAGAACCAAGGAAGTTGGGCTGATAACAATCTGCAGAGTGTCTCTTCCTTAAGTTCAAAACCTTTTCCCATGCTTAATGACTCAAGTGTTAGTTCTAGCTTCCCTGGCTTTCCACAGCCAGGCATccaattcacacctgagcatcGAGAAGGGTTTCACCAGGATGAATCTCATGAATCCATTCAGAAGTCTCCCAAAAGTTCTAGCGAGTGGTTGGATCGTAACTCTCAACAGGTTCAGCCACATATGCGTTTGGACAACACATGGACCAGTCAAAGCAGTAAACCAGAAG GTGATATTAACGAAGGCATGTACAATAGGAACTCTGAGAACCATATGTGGAATAGGGATGGTGATTCCAGGGTAACTTCATTTTCCAGATCAACTGGACAATTGGAGCAAGTACATTTTGGTTCAGAGAATATTCTTAGGAACAGAGAAAATTCCAATATTTTTAACTTTCATTCCCTGCAAAATTCACACATGACTAATGTCCATCAGGAAACCAGTCACCAAGTCCAAGATAATAATAAGCTTGATTACGGGAAACATTTTATATCTAGCAACAAGGAGGATAATGAGGGCATTGGAGAAAAACATCATCAAATGAGTAACAGCTCTCATGTTATGCAAAACTCTTATGGGAGGGAAGGTGGAACATATGAGCAGCAGCAAAATTGCTACCAGAGGGACAACTCGTATGGCCGGAAATCAGAGGATTCTAGCGGCATGCGTTTGACTGCACAAACAAG TCAAAATATACTTCATCTTCTTAGCAGGGTTGATCAGTTGAAGGAGAATAGTTCTATCGCACAGTTTGGCCATCCTGGATTTAACCCACTATCTGAG GGTATGATCCATCCAGCTAGTAATCCAAATCAAATGCAAATGGATTCTAATTTAAGAGGGAAAAATCAGACCTGGTCCACTCTGTCCCCTTCTCAACCTTTGCCCCAATCACATGAATCATCACCGAGATCCCGTTGGGATGATAAATTTGGTATCGGGGGACAATCGAGCAGCCCTACGTCTTATAAGCATGGAAACTCTATTGCAGAAAGCACATCCAGTCCTACATTTTCAAGGAATCAGCTTCAAACACAACATCTGTTTAATGTACCTGGTCCATCTAATCAAACAACATTACCTGGTTCTTCTGCAAAGCATGCACCTTCCAACCTTGCTCTATCTCAAGATACTTCTCAGCAAATTTTTGTCAACTCTGGTGGTCAACAATTCCCTGTTCTTGAAGCTGTTCCAGTTTCTCAGCCTCCTTTTATGTCAGGCATGCCTGCACGGGGTGGAGTATCAGTGAAGCCGCAGAGTTTGTGGACAAATAACCAAAGCCAGCAACATCTTTCTGGCATGGAAACTACTTCGTTGGCTTCAAAGGAGCTAAATGGTCTAAATACCCAGGACAGTGGATATAGATCATCTGAATTTGGCCATTCCCATACGAGTTTACAAGGATTCAATTCTGCACAAGAGAAACAGGAGGAAGAGAGGATGTTTGATGCTTCACAGACAGGGGTAAGGAATGTCTCCGATCCTAGTGATTTTGCCTCTGGTACATTGTTGAATCATTCGCACCTGCAGGATCTTGGTGGAATACATCATAATGACAGCAATGGCCTGGCTCCCTCTGCAAGAAATCTTGGATTTCTTGGCCATGCTTTAAAACATTCACATGGATTTCGTCATGACCACTCCCGGCTGCACCAAGTGCAGGGTACGAAGAATGAAGAGGCTGATCCAAGTAGGAGGGATCTGGATGTACAACAGGTAACTGCTATGGCAGGACAGCAGTCAATTTATGGTCATAACAAGGATGGTGAACTGAATTCTCCATCAGCTCACAAGTTATCGCCACTTGGAAATTCCAACGCAACAAATTTCCTGACGGATGCAAGAGAAGGTCTAAGTGTAAAAACTTCTTCAGAATCTGCCTTCCAAGCCCAAGGCATGGTTGCATTTGGTGAAAGTGATTCTCAGAGTCCATCTATTGGCAATGATGTGTTACCTAATTATGCTGAAACTTCTCAGCCCAATCTAAGCATGGCATCGAACTGGTTTAAACAGTATGGGACCTTCAGAAATGGGCAGATGCAACCAACGTATGATGCAAGGCTTGCTAGGTCTTCTGCAGGGCAGACCTCGCTTGTGAAGCCTTCGCAAAGCCTAAACATACATTCTTCTGTGGAACAGATAGATGCTTCTGAGGCTAACAGAGTATGGCCAAGTACAGCTACCAATTTGGTAACAAGCGAACCCTTTGTAGCCCCTTATGTGTTACCTTCAGAAGTCATTGATGAAACTATGGCGATCGTGAGACCAAAGAAACGCAAAATTGAAACATCAGAGCTTCTACCATGGCACAAAGTGACAGAAGGTTCCAAAAGGGTTCAAGATGTCAG TCTGGCAGAGCAAGAATGGGCCTTGTCATGCAATCGGCTGACTGAGAAA GTTGGACATGAGTTTGAAATGATTGAAGATGGACGTCCAATCCTTCGATCTAAGAGAAGGCTTATCTTCACAACACAGTTTCTGCAGCAATTGCTCGGCCCTGCACCAGCATCCATTCTCTCAGCAGACGCTGCTTTGTACTATGATAGTGTGACATATTTTGTTGCTAAATTATCATTAGGGGATGCGTGCACCCTGACCTGCAGCAGCAGTACTGATGCGCCACTGAACGACAGTAATAC GATTGGGGAAAAGCCTAAAGTTTCTGAAAATACTGAAATGCAGTATTTA